The following coding sequences lie in one Numida meleagris isolate 19003 breed g44 Domestic line chromosome Z, NumMel1.0, whole genome shotgun sequence genomic window:
- the LOC110390304 gene encoding relaxin-3-like, with amino-acid sequence MGAKLRLLCAAAALLSVAVQGQPGARGALLPAGEGDGYGVKLCGREFIRAVIFTCGGSRWKRLSLLAMEPAPAVDTSQAASNKLLGHFKLQSGLGPELEQMQRSSPFLGWETMKDLYSLNDYNEYEPVTDDFKELLRQVEEAAQRDRGGTGIATPLGPSSYPWASYPRRKRESLGLAGMCCKWGCTKAEISAICRV; translated from the exons ATGGGGGCGAAGCTGCGACTGCTGTGTGCCGCTGCGGCGCTGCTGAGCGTGGCCGTGCAGGGACAGCCCGGAGCGCGGGGTGCGCTGCTGCCTGCGGGCGAGGGGGACGGGTACGGGGTGAAGCTGTGCGGCCGGGAGTTCATCCGTGCCGTCATCTTCACCTGCGGCGGGTCCCGTTGGAAGCGCCTCTCCCTGCTGGCGATGGAGCCGGCGCCCGCGGTCG ATACCTCTCAAGCAGCAAGTAACAAACTGCTGGGACACTTCAAGCTGCAGTCAGGTCTGGGTCCTGAGCTGGAGCAGATGCAGAGAAGCAGCCCGTTTCTTGGATGGGAGACAATGAAGGACTTGTATAGCTTAAATGACTATAATGAGTACGAGCCTGTGACAGATGACTTCAAAGAACTTCTTCGCCAGGTAGAGGAGGCTGCTCAGAGGGACAGGGGAGGAACAGGAATTGCAACCCCCCTAGGACCCAGCAGTTATCCTTGGGCCAGTTATcccagaaggaaaagggagTCTCTGGGTTTGGCAGGCATGTGTTGCAAGTGGGGCTGTACGAAAGCTGAAATCAGTGCTATATGCAGAGTTTAA